The genomic region GCGACACGCAATACCGAGTTCGTATTTTTCACAGATAAAATTTCAATACACGCTCCTCTGTGAGGAGCGACTTTTCATTTTGGATTCAAAAAAATAAAGCAAATCAATTTCAATACACGCTCCTCTGTGAGGAGCGACGACGACGAGATACCGTTTTGACTGACCGTGATAATTTCAATACACGCTCCTCTGTGAGGAGCGACGCTGATGTGCACGTACAAAAGGACATTATGCAACAATTTCAATACACGCTCCTCTGTGAGGAGCGACGGCAAGCGACGGAGCAGTGATTGAGTTAGACGGAATTTCAATACACGCTCCTCTGTGAGGAGCGACCTGCTGGTCCTTGACCGAGCGGTTGACGGCGAGTATTTCAATACACGCTCCTCTGTGAGGAGCGACTATGGAATTTTCACGACAACCAACGTCGTTTCAATTTCAATACACGCTCCTCTGTGAGGAGCGACCTGTTTTCAGACGTTGAGTACGCAAGCACGGATGAATTTCAATACACGCTCCTCTGTGAGGAGCGACATGTGACCAAATAGGCACCGCAGACATTAAAGATTTCAATACACGCTCCTCTGTGAGGAGCGACTACATTGGTAGGTTGAGTACCTGGACCTGCGACATTTCAATACACGCTCCTCTGTGAGGAGCGACCATAAACGGAATTGTTGATAGGCAAATTGTGGGATTTCAATACACGCTCCTCTGTGAGGAGCGACGCATGGTGTCATCATCGGAGATTCCGCGGAGCCATTTCAATACACGCTCCTCTGTGAGGAGCGACTCTGCTCGCCATCAATCGTCACATGGGACTCCGATTTCAATACACGCTCCTCTGTGAGGAGCGACAAGAAAACCATGACAGCCGAAGAACTCGAGAAGATTTCAATACACGCTCCTCTGTGAGGAGCGACCAGCGAGAGGGTTTTGCCCAACGGTATTTTTCCATTTCAATACACGCTCCTCTGTGAGGAGCGACTCGTTGATAACCGTCTCAGGCGTCGAGTGCTGAATTTCAATACACGCTCCTCTGTGAGGAGCGACGGTGAACAACTCAGATGGCTCGGCAACTGACGAATTTCAATACACGCTCCTCTGTGAGGAGCGACTGTGATTTATCAGGGACTTGATAAGGTTTCTCGTATTTCAATACACGCTCCTCTGTGAGGAGCGACGTCACCTTTGCATGCACACGCTTTTTGTACAAATATTTCAATACACGCTCCTCTGTGAGGAGCGACTGCAATGTACAGGGGCTATCATGCTATTCATTTTATTTCAATACACGCTCCTCTGTGAGGAGCGACTGTCGTCACCTAGCGCAAACGTCCAAAGGTTTGATTTCAATACACGCTCCTCTGTGAGGAGCGACGCGACACACCCTGTCGAGGTGGCGGAGCTGGTAGAGATTTCAATACACGCTCCTCTGTGAGGAGCGACTGCTTGCATAGAGATTAATGTCGTGCGCTGGATATTTCAATACACGCTCCTCTGTGAGGAGCGACACATGTCGAGGAGCACAGGCTTCCAGTGCAAAGGATTTCAATACACGCTCCTCTGTGAGGAGCGACGCTGATGAGGGACTGGAAGAAAACTGATTTTTTATTTCAATACACGCTCCTCTGTGAGGAGCGACGCCGTGTTCCCGTCTTGTTTGACAACTCCCATGGATTTCAATACACGCTCCTCTGTGAGGAGCGACTTGTCGGGGACACTTCACCGTTCCAGGCGGTGCTATTTCAATACACGCTCCTCTGTGAGGAGCGACCGGGATTCACCGCCTCCGCAGACGCAACATCCATTTCAATACACGCTCCTCTGTGAGGAGCGACTGCCAGCATCTATGCGCTGTACGATAACAACCCTATTTCAATACACGCTCCTCTGTGAGGAGCGACATGATGCGGCAAAGGTGGTCAAGCGATATGGACGTATTTCAATACACGCTCCTCTGTGAGGAGCGACTTGCTATTGCGGCGGCAGTGTCCACGGTTGCCGAATTTCAATACACGCTCCTCTGTGAGGAGCGACGGGTGTCAGACATCGGCAGCTTCAAAAACTACTCAATTTCAATACACGCTCCTCTGTGAGGAGCGACATCACCAAGCGCTGATTCCAGGCTAGATATCTCAATTTCAATACACGCTCCTCTGTGAGGAGCGACTTCATTGTTTGTTTTGCTTTTCATCAGCAATGGATTTCAATACACGCTCCTCTGTGAGGAGCGACTGCCCCACCGATAGGTGACGTATGATGCCCCCTCTATTTCAATACACGCTCCTCTGTGAGGAGCGACGACATGGACACACAACGACGACATCTACATCAGGATTTCAATACACGCTCCTCTGTGAGGAGCGACAGCTGAAAATTGCCATGGTTGGGTTGATAGCATTATTTCAATACACGCTCCTCTGTGAGGAGCGACAGGACGCCTACAAAGAGAAATGCCAAAGTCTGGCATTTCAATACACGCTCCTCTGTGAGGAGCGACGCACCAGCAGTTTGCAAAGCAGAAAAACAGCGAGATTTCAATACACGCTCCTCTGTGAGGAGCGACCGCACAGTGTTACTGCATCACAGCTTGGGCTGGATTTCAATACACGCTCCTCTGTGAGGAGCGACACTGAGGGCAACATGTCATATGGCGGATATCGTGAATTTCAATACACGCTCCTCTGTGAGGAGCGACTGTTGACTGGGGGTATAATTGATGGCAAGGAGCATTTCAATACACGCTCCTCTGTGAGGAGCGACTAATCGGTAACAACCGCCTTCGGTATAAATCTTTATTTCAATACACGCTCCTCTGTGAGGAGCGACAAGATATCAAGGCTGTCTATGTTTCTTTGTCCAAGATTTCAATACACGCTCCTCTGTGAGGAGCGACTCGACACGACCGTCACCACGACTGCAAAAATCATATTTCAATACACGCTCCTCTGTGAGGAGCGACTCGCCAAGCGCTGATTCCAGGCTAGATATCTCAATTTCAATACACGCTCCTCTGTGAGGAGCGACGAACATGAACGCAGGTGCTTTCGCCAACACCATTATTTCAATACACGCTCCTCTGTGAGGAGCGACATGTACATTTTTGTTGTTTGCCTTATTTTTTTATTTCAATACACGCTCCTCTGTGAGGAGCGACGCGCAAAAACCTGGATTTCCTTAGCCGAAGATGACATTTCAATACACGCTCCTCTGTGAGGAGCGACTGAGGGCAACATGTCATATGGCGGATATCGTGAATTTCAATACACGCTCCTCTGTGAGGAGCGACGGATATTGTGGACTCGGTGCCTGACGGCGTGCCTATTTCAATACACGCTCCTCTGTGAGGAGCGACAGGAATTGATGCTATCATTAAACAGAGGTTAATATATTTCAATACACGCTCCTCTGTGAGGAGCGACTGAATATGTCTGATTTTATATTTGAGCTTGCAAATTTCAATACACGCTCCTCTGTGAGGAGCGACAAGGTACAAAGACAGAGGTCGTCAAGCAGATAGATTTCAATACACGCTCCTCTGTGAGGAGCGACTGCCAATCGGTTTCCTGTGCCAGGAACCGAATCAATTTCAATACACGCTCCTCTGTGAGGAGCGACTATCTCAGTCTCTATACGGTCCTTCTGTACATCAATTTCAATACACGCTCCTCTGTGAGGAGCGACCAGTATGACTGTCAAAATTTCTTGGATTCCTCTGATTTCAATACACGCTCCTCTGTGAGGAGCGACTAAATGGATGCTGAAAACCTTTTTGGTTTTTCAGATTTCAATACACGCTCCTCTGTGAGGAGCGACCGGAGTCCCGAAAACCTTATCCCTCAGAAATGCAATTTCAATACACGCTCCTCTGTGAGGAGCGACGCGACTACAGGCAGCACCTGCAAGGCCGCAGAGATTTCAATACACGCTCCTCTGTGAGGAGCGACATAATACCTGCCATGGAAAACATCATAAAGATGGATTTCAATACACGCTCCTCTGTGAGGAGCGACAAGTGCATCCAATGCCTCCTGCACTGTCGTTACTATTTCAATACACGCTCCTCTGTGAGGAGCGACTCCTTCCTTGTTCGTGATCCCTTCGATTTTTATATTTCAATACACGCTCCTCTGTGAGGAGCGACCTTTGGGACTTAATGCATGCAAAAAGAACAGCTTATTTCAATACACGCTCCTCTGTGAGGAGCGACCTTGTGAGCAGCCCTTTTTTCAAGCACATACTTATTTCAATACACGCTCCTCTGTGAGGAGCGACTCCTTGCCATCATCTTCCCTCTTAAGGTCATTCAATTTCAATACACGCTCCTCTGTGAGGAGCGACTCACGTCCGCTATATTGCCTTGTACGTTGTTCAAATTTCAATACACGCTCCTCTGTGAGGAGCGACTATGATCGATAATTCCAGGAAATAATCTAATCCTATTTCAATACACGCTCCTCTGTGAGGAGCGACGCCGTATTTCTTCAAAAGCAGATAGTTGCTTCCATTTCAATACACGCTCCTCTGTGAGGAGCGACATGGCAAGCTGCTTCATGCGGTCAAGCGTGGCAATATTTCAATACACGCTCCTCTGTGAGGAGCGACGTATTCCTATGAACTGCATGACATCACCGACATTATTTCAATACACGCTCCTCTGTGAGGAGCGACCAATGCAGACATTATCTTCGCAACCGTGGCATTTATTTCAATACACGCTCCTCTGTGAGGAGCGACTGTCACCGCTTGGTACCTTTTCACCTTCGCTCATATTTCAATACACGCTCCTCTGTGAGGAGCGACAGGATAGCAAACGGTACATCTTCGCTGACTGATATTTCAATACACGCTCCTCTGTGAGGAGCGACTGATGCTTGCAAATGGACTGATCTTCATCCTGTTGATTTCAATACACGCTCCTCTGTGAGGAGCGACAGGAAGCAGAGACATTACCTTTTGGCCATAGTTTATTTCAATACACGCTCCTCTGTGAGGAGCGACACTGCCCGAACCCCGAGTTAGCGGTACCATTGTTATTTCAATACACGCTCCTCTGTGAGGAGCGACACGATACGTGCAAGCCTGTCGGTTATGGAATCTATTTCAATACACGCTCCTCTGTGAGGAGCGACTTCCTCCTAAAATTAACTTGATGGAGCATGTGGATTTCAATACACGCTCCTCTGTGAGGAGCGACCTGAGCGGTATGGAATCGTCGAAAGGCATCAGAAATTTCAATACACGCTCCTCTGTGAGGAGCGACGCTGATCCCTTACGGGTCTGTTTTGCTATCTCAATTTCAATACACGCTCCTCTGTGAGGAGCGACTCAAGATCTTTTTTGTTTGTTTCTTTTGAATCTATTTCAATACACGCTCCTCTGTGAGGAGCGACCATTGTTATCCATAAAAGTACCTCCTGGATGCAGATTTCAATACACGCTCCTCTGTGAGGAGCGACGAGCATTCCCCTACATCGATGATATTCACATTCCCATTTCAATACACGCTCCTCTGTGAGGAGCGACAATTATCAAATGTAACATTGAGGTAACGTTTTGATTTCAATACACGCTCCTCTGTGAGGAGCGACTCGTAGCCCACTTCAGGAGCAATCTTATCTACGATTTCAATACACGCTCCTCTGTGAGGAGCGACGTTCGGCGGCAATGACCTGCTTGACAGCTTTGAGATTTCAATACACGCTCCTCTGTGAGGAGCGACATGCATCGGCCTGGTCAGCATCAAAGAGGTAGGTTATTTCAATACACGCTCCTCTGTGAGGAGCGACACACGTTCGGAGGTATACTGTCGAGTCTTAAGTCTATTTCAATACACGCTCCTCTGTGAGGAGCGACGATTGACCGCACACCATATGTGCGCCCTATACTTATTTCAATACACGCTCCTCTGTGAGGAGCGACATGATTGCACTTGCAGGTATCCATTTCCTTTCATTATTTCAATACACGCTCCTCTGTGAGGAGCGACGGAACAGAAGGCCGATGAAATAAGAGGATTACGATTTCAATACACGCTCCTCTGTGAGGAGCGACTTGGCAAAAGGGACTGATAAAATGATGCGCACGATTTCAATACACGCTCCTCTGTGAGGAGCGACAGTGTCCATATAATCCCCCTACCCTATCGGTAGGGATTTCAATACACGCTCCTCTGTGAGGAGCGACCTCGACTACATAGGCATAGTCAGGCCAGGAACCATTTCAATACACGCTCCTCTGTGAGGAGCGACCGCTAGGATAGCTTGCTGTACGGAGACAGCCAGAATTTCAATACACGCTCCTCTGTGAGGAGCGACCGGAGTTACATTCGAGGTTGTCAGAGGTGACAGGATTTCAATACACGCTCCTCTGTGAGGAGCGACATTGTTATCCATAAAAGTACCTCCTGGATGCAGATTTCAATACACGCTCCTCTGTGAGGAGCGACTCTATTGCCCTCTTGTCCATCTTGTAACATCATATTTCAATACACGCTCCTCTGTGAGGAGCGACTACTCAAGCAAGAGTATGTATATTATGGGGTATTATTTCAATACACGCTCCTCTGTGAGGAGCGACGAATGTGTATTCCTTGAACGTAAGATATTATGGAAATTTCAATACACGCTCCTCTGTGAGGAGCGACCGCTAGGATAGCTTGCTGTACGGAGACAGTCAGAATTTCAATACACGCTCCTCTGTGAGGAGCGACGGCGTGACTTTGCATATTTTATACGCTACTTCTGATTTCAATACACGCTCCTCTGTGAGGAGCGACCGATGGTTTAGTAGCTCATAATAAAACTATTGAGATTTCAATACACGCTCCTCTGTGAGGAGCGACATAAAATTGATATACTTGATAAAGTTATAAAAATTTCAATACACGCTCCTCTGTGAGGAGCGACCGATGTAAGCCATGGAGAGTATATCCCATGCCAATATTTCAATACACGCTCCTCTGTGAGGAGCGACAAGACTGATTACAGGAGCCATTCATATGTCATATTTCAATACACGCTCCTCTGTGAGGAGCGACTGGTTTGGACCCGTATCCGCTCTCACGATACTAGGATTTCAATACACGCTCCTCTGTGAGGAGCGACTGTCAAGCACTTGACCAAGGGTAATCAACATTTCAATACACGCTCCTCTGTGAGGAGCGACCCTACAGGGTACAATTTACTTCAAGGGATACTTGGATTTCAATACACGCTCCTCTGTGAGGAGCGACGCGGAAGTGGCGGGAGGCGTTGACCCCACTGATATTTCAATACACGCTCCTCTGTGAGGAGCGACTGCTTCAACCGCAACATCCGCTCCGTTCGCAACGATTTCAATACACGCTCCTCTGTGAGGAGCGACTGGCTTGCCATTCTTTCTCGGTATAATGCTTATATTTCAATACACGCTCCTCTGTGAGGAGCGACTGCTTTGGGACCAGTTCAGATATAGGCATAATGGATTTCAATACACGCTCCTCTGTGAGGAGCGACCTTAGTCACTTGATCAATATTATCACCTATCACAATTTCAATACACGCTCCTCTGTGAGGAGCGACAATCTTAACCTTCTTTATTATCTTTGAAGGGTTATTTCAATACACGCTCCTCTGTGAGGAGCGACTTTACTTGAGCCTTTACATAATCATCATTACGGATTTCAATACACGCTCCTCTGTGAGGAGCGACCTGACGCTGTATATTATCCGTGTCCTGTTTTATAATTTCAATACACGCTCCTCTGTGAGGAGCGACTGCCAATCGGTTTCCTGTGCCAGGAACCGAATCAATTTCAATACACGCTCCTCTGTGAGGAGCGACTGATGGTAGCGAAGTGCCTTATGGAATCCTTCAGATTTCAATACACGCTCCTCTGTGAGGAGCGACGACAACAATTGCAGGATAGCATATGCAGATAATTATTTCAATACACGCTCCTCTGTGAGGAGCGACCCCGGCGCAGATAGTTGCAGGTGATGAATATGATATTTCAATACACGCTCCTCTGTGAGGAGCGACTTGATGATATTTCAAATGCTTTGGATGGGTTCTTGATTTCAATACACGCTCCTCTGTGAGGAGCGACATTGAATATTCAAGATTATCTACGCCTCTTACAGATTTCAATACACGCTCCTCTGTGAGGAGCGACCGTGCCGTCCATTGCCTGAAGTGACAGAGATATCATTTCAATACACGCTCCTCTGTGAGGAGCGACTGCATCGGCCTGGTCAGCATCAAAGAGGTAGGTTATTTCAATACACGCTCCTCTGTGAGGAGCGACCTGATTGACCGCACACCATATGTGCGCCCTATACTTATTTCAATACACGCTCCTCTGTGAGGAGCGACCTATGTGACCATGGCTACCAGCCTTGTGGCGGATATTTCAATACACGCTCCTCTGTGAGGAGCGACATCCGTGCATATATTCCCATTATGCCTATATCTATTTCAATACACGCTCCTCTGTGAGGAGCGACGAAGCTGACTTCACGCTCTGCCGCAACTGTATCATTTCAATACACGCTCCTCTGTGAGGAGCGACTGATGCTTGCAAATGGACTGATCTTCATCCTGTTGATTTCAATACACGCTCCTCTGTGAGGAGCGACGATTTGCGGTAAGGTAATCACCCAATACAAATTGAATTTCAATACACGCTCCTCTGTGAGGAGCGACACATACATATATTTTATCAAATCTTCCCATCTTGTATTTCAATACACGCTCCTCTGTGAGGAGCGACTGAAATGATACTACTTTATCATCCCAATAGATTGATTTCAATACACGCTCCTCTGTGAGGAGCGACCTTCTTCTTGAGCCCCAATTTTCCAAGCAGTCCTATTTCAATACACGCTCCTCTGTGAGGAGCGACGTCATCTATCCTATACTGACAATAATGGTATCAAATTTCAATACACGCTCCTCTGTGAGGAGCGACATCCTTGATTGCAGATGATATGATACCCATATCTATTTCAATACACGCTCCTCTGTGAGGAGCGACGATTGGTCAATACCTACTCCATTGATTGATGACAATTTCAATACACGCTCCTCTGTGAGGAGCGACTGTCACCGCTTGGTACCTTTTCACCTTCGCTCATATTTCAATACACGCTCCTCTGTGAGGAGCGACAGCTAATAATTGCTTGAATCAATGATTTAATCAAGAGTAAAAATTTATACTTACTTTTTCCATACGTTTATGTTGGATTTACAACAAATCCATAGAAAAAATCAGTGTGAATGCTCTAGTTTTTTTATGATTACCTACTATCCGCACTAGACAAGAATGACACCCTCAGGGTCATATGCAACCTTAGTACCGTAATGTTCAATTTTTGTGGCATAGTTTTTCCCTAAATGATAAATCCTAAGTGAATCTTCTTTCTCATTTATCAATTTCAACAACCCACATCTAAAAGCAAGCAATTGGGCATAATCTACATTACATTCAAAAACTGAATTCTGGACTCTTTGTCCATAATCCTGGCAATACTTTGCAACCTTTTGTAATCGTCTTCTACCTTTGGCTGTTGTTGTCATAATATCATAAGTAATCAATATCATCATACTCTTACTTCCACAGAAACACGGGATAGCCGTCAATATCACTACGAACATATCTTGCAAAGAGCAAGGCTTGTACATATGGTACCAAACCCCATGGGATTTTTTCTTGTATAAAGGGATGTAAAATTTCCTTTTTCTTTCGTTCTTGCCAATTCGATAGAAATTTTTTTCGGCCTGTTTCACTCAGTAAGGTTACACCATTTTCCTCATGGGAAAAATCAGCATGATCAATGTAATGTTTATTTACAAGCGTAAGAACAAAACGATCAACAAACGGTGATCGTAATTCTTCAACAAGATCAAGTGCCAAGGCATATCTGCCGGAACGCAGAACATGATAGTATCCCACAAACGGATCCACCCCTGCAGCGACAAGACCACTTTTGTAATCCAAACCAAGAAGTGTATATCCAAAAGATAAAAGAGCATTGATTTCATCCTGCGGAGGCCGACGATTTCTACCCGAAAAATGAAATGAATCATCCAATATCATCTGATCAAATACACCGAAATATTGACGAGCACAGTCTCCTTCAATTCCCAAAAGGCTTTCTTTATCTACACATTGCTGAACAACTGCAGTATTCTTTTTTAAATTTGTAGAAACAAGTCTGAGTGCTTCAACATCAACTTGAGCCTCATGATCCCTTATATAGCGTTCCAAGGTCCAGCGACTGTTATGAAGTTTTGCGGCTACAGTATTTCTTGCAAGTATCAAACATCGGTCATCATCATCAGACAAACGATATTGTGCATGCCGAAGCAGGACATTTCCACTTTCGCCTCCAAAAGCTGAATAAAGAAATTTCCCAGAAGGTGAGAAAAAACTGACAGATATACCTGCCTGGCAACATTTACCAATAAGTGCAGGAGTCGCTCCCGCATAAGAAAAACAAAAAATTGACTCAAAAATATGCAATGGATATTTACCGACAACAGTGCCATCCTGTTCAACGACAATATCTTCACCTTCAAGTTTCAGATAACTCGAGTCAGTCAGGACAAACAACGTATTCAACAGTTTCTTCATGAAAGCCCATCCTCAGACAATTCTTTTTGCAAGTAAACTTTGACCTTCTTTTTTGCAAAGGAAGGTAGACAATAATCATATAGAGAACAGGCAGAACAAGATTTTGTCTGCGGAGATCTTACCGTTTCCCCCTTTGTGTACATGGCATGCATTTCCTCAAAACATAGTTCCACACGTTCTCTGAAACAAGCAACTTTGATTTCCTCTCTTTTCCTTGTCTGTCCATAATACAAATAACATATCGGTACCTGACAAGAAAACATTTCTTCCAGGCAAAGTGCTTGGGCAACAACCTGATACCTGTCAGCATCATTTATTTTTTGTCTGCCACGCTTATACTCGACAGGAACAACTTGCCAACTCCCTTCATACCCAGGAAGTGCCACACCATTCTTTACAGTCGTACGATGAAATTCCACGACATCACATTTGCCAGAAATCCCCAAACTCGTTGAAGCAATATCCAGATCCCGGATAGTCAAAACATCACCACGCAATTCATGAACGGACTTATCATGAGCCCGTTCATGGAATAACATGCCACTTGTTGTCAGATAATTTTCTGTCCACAGTTTTTCAATATGGATCAAACACCATTGCCGTTTGCAAAACAAATAGTGCTGGATCCCTGATAACTGCAAGAAATCATCTTCACTGTACATTAAAGTTTCCTGATGCAATCAACTCCATCAGGAAGAGCATCTGTATTGACGGACACTTCATAATCCTGATAAGAACGAGGAGCAACGACATCAGCTTTCTTTTGGACCTTGATCCTGTCAAAAAGCTCGTAGGAAGGCGCACAGCCCAATTCACTTGCATGCTTGAATACAATCAGCTTTCGACAAGCCATCTTTCCCCTGGCC from Spirochaetia bacterium harbors:
- the cas1c gene encoding type I-C CRISPR-associated endonuclease Cas1c; the encoded protein is MKKLLNTLFVLTDSSYLKLEGEDIVVEQDGTVVGKYPLHIFESIFCFSYAGATPALIGKCCQAGISVSFFSPSGKFLYSAFGGESGNVLLRHAQYRLSDDDDRCLILARNTVAAKLHNSRWTLERYIRDHEAQVDVEALRLVSTNLKKNTAVVQQCVDKESLLGIEGDCARQYFGVFDQMILDDSFHFSGRNRRPPQDEINALLSFGYTLLGLDYKSGLVAAGVDPFVGYYHVLRSGRYALALDLVEELRSPFVDRFVLTLVNKHYIDHADFSHEENGVTLLSETGRKKFLSNWQERKKKEILHPFIQEKIPWGLVPYVQALLFARYVRSDIDGYPVFLWK
- the cas2 gene encoding CRISPR-associated endonuclease Cas2 encodes the protein MMILITYDIMTTTAKGRRRLQKVAKYCQDYGQRVQNSVFECNVDYAQLLAFRCGLLKLINEKEDSLRIYHLGKNYATKIEHYGTKVAYDPEGVILV
- the cas4 gene encoding CRISPR-associated protein Cas4, whose amino-acid sequence is MYSEDDFLQLSGIQHYLFCKRQWCLIHIEKLWTENYLTTSGMLFHERAHDKSVHELRGDVLTIRDLDIASTSLGISGKCDVVEFHRTTVKNGVALPGYEGSWQVVPVEYKRGRQKINDADRYQVVAQALCLEEMFSCQVPICYLYYGQTRKREEIKVACFRERVELCFEEMHAMYTKGETVRSPQTKSCSACSLYDYCLPSFAKKKVKVYLQKELSEDGLS